Proteins found in one Bacillus subtilis subsp. subtilis str. 168 genomic segment:
- the spcF gene encoding membrane calmodulin-like protein essential for stage III sporulation (Evidence 1a: Function from experimental evidences in the studied strain; PubMedId: 15849754, 16850406, 23396918; Product type m: membrane component), translated as MQMVSILLLALAVSLDSFSVGFTYGLRKMKIPFKAILVIACCSGAVMFISMLIGSFLTKFFPVYVTEKLGGLILVGIGAWVLYQFFKPAKDKEYLLHEKTLLNLEVRSLGIVIHILRKPMSADIDKSGVINGIEAVLLGFALSIDAFGAGIGAAILGFSPIVMSIAVAIMSSLFVSIGINAGHFLSKWKWIDKMAFLPGLLLITIGLWKL; from the coding sequence ATGCAAATGGTTTCTATACTGCTGCTGGCGTTGGCTGTCAGCTTGGACAGTTTTTCAGTCGGATTTACGTACGGATTGAGAAAAATGAAAATACCGTTTAAAGCGATTTTGGTTATCGCCTGCTGTTCCGGTGCTGTCATGTTTATATCCATGCTGATCGGAAGCTTTCTCACGAAGTTTTTTCCTGTATATGTGACGGAGAAGCTTGGCGGTTTGATATTGGTTGGAATCGGTGCGTGGGTTCTGTATCAATTTTTCAAACCGGCAAAAGATAAAGAATACCTATTGCATGAAAAAACACTGCTTAATCTAGAGGTTCGGTCATTAGGAATTGTGATTCATATTTTGAGAAAACCCATGAGTGCGGATATCGACAAATCGGGTGTGATCAACGGAATTGAGGCGGTCTTATTGGGATTTGCCTTATCGATTGATGCCTTTGGAGCAGGTATAGGCGCAGCCATTCTCGGTTTTTCGCCGATTGTGATGAGCATCGCCGTGGCAATCATGAGCTCGCTGTTTGTATCAATTGGAATCAATGCCGGCCATTTTCTGTCTAAGTGGAAATGGATCGATAAAATGGCGTTTTTGCCGGGGCTTCTATTAATCACGATTGGGCTCTGGAAATTGTAA
- the polA gene encoding DNA polymerase I (Evidence 1a: Function from experimental evidences in the studied strain; PubMedId: 3125407, 6777244, 9231429, 12081953, 17905985, 27399782; Product type e : enzyme) — translation MTERKKLVLVDGNSLAYRAFFALPLLSNDKGVHTNAVYGFAMILMKMLEDEKPTHMLVAFDAGKTTFRHGTFKEYKGGRQKTPPELSEQMPFIRELLDAYQISRYELEQYEADDIIGTLAKSAEKDGFEVKVFSGDKDLTQLATDKTTVAITRKGITDVEFYTPEHVKEKYGLTPEQIIDMKGLMGDSSDNIPGVPGVGEKTAIKLLKQFDSVEKLLESIDEVSGKKLKEKLEEFKDQALMSKELATIMTDAPIEVSVSGLEYQGFNREQVIAIFKDLGFNTLLERLGEDSAEAEQDQSLEDINVKTVTDVTSDILVSPSAFVVEQIGDNYHEEPILGFSIVNETGAYFIPKDIAVESEVFKEWVENDEQKKWVFDSKRAVVALRWQGIELKGAEFDTLLAAYIINPGNSYDDVASVAKDYGLHIVSSDESVYGKGAKRAVPSEDVLSEHLGRKALAIQSLREKLVQELENNDQLELFEELEMPLALILGEMESTGVKVDVDRLKRMGEELGAKLKEYEEKIHEIAGEPFNINSPKQLGVILFEKIGLPVVKKTKTGYSTSADVLEKLADKHDIVDYILQYRQIGKLQSTYIEGLLKVTRPDSHKVHTRFNQALTQTGRLSSTDPNLQNIPIRLEEGRKIRQAFVPSEKDWLIFAADYSQIELRVLAHISKDENLIEAFTNDMDIHTKTAMDVFHVAKDEVTSAMRRQAKAVNFGIVYGISDYGLSQNLGITRKEAGAFIDRYLESFQGVKAYMEDSVQEAKQKGYVTTLMHRRRYIPELTSRNFNIRSFAERTAMNTPIQGSAADIIKKAMIDMAAKLKEKQLKARLLLQVHDELIFEAPKEEIEILEKLVPEVMEHALALDVPLKVDFASGPSWYDAK, via the coding sequence ATGACGGAACGAAAAAAATTAGTGCTTGTAGACGGAAACAGTCTGGCTTACCGGGCGTTTTTTGCATTGCCGCTGTTAAGCAATGATAAAGGTGTTCATACGAATGCTGTATACGGCTTTGCGATGATTTTGATGAAAATGCTTGAGGATGAAAAACCGACGCACATGCTGGTTGCGTTTGATGCCGGGAAAACAACATTTCGTCACGGCACATTTAAAGAATATAAAGGCGGCAGACAGAAAACCCCGCCTGAGCTTTCCGAACAAATGCCGTTTATCCGCGAGCTGCTGGATGCCTACCAGATCAGCCGCTATGAACTGGAACAATATGAAGCGGATGATATTATCGGCACACTGGCCAAATCGGCTGAAAAAGACGGATTTGAAGTTAAGGTTTTCTCAGGAGATAAGGATTTAACCCAGCTGGCAACGGACAAAACGACAGTTGCCATTACGAGAAAGGGAATTACCGATGTTGAATTTTACACACCGGAGCATGTCAAAGAGAAATATGGGCTTACGCCTGAACAAATCATTGACATGAAGGGTCTGATGGGCGATTCCTCAGATAATATTCCGGGTGTGCCCGGCGTCGGAGAAAAGACTGCGATTAAGCTTTTAAAACAATTTGATTCCGTTGAAAAGCTGCTGGAGTCCATTGACGAGGTGAGCGGAAAGAAATTGAAGGAAAAGCTTGAGGAGTTTAAGGATCAGGCATTGATGAGCAAGGAGCTTGCGACAATTATGACGGATGCTCCGATTGAGGTATCTGTTTCCGGCCTGGAATATCAAGGCTTTAATCGTGAACAGGTCATTGCCATCTTTAAAGATCTTGGCTTCAACACGCTTCTTGAACGGCTTGGAGAAGACAGTGCAGAAGCAGAACAGGATCAATCGTTGGAAGACATTAATGTCAAAACAGTCACAGACGTGACAAGCGATATATTGGTTTCTCCATCCGCATTTGTCGTTGAACAGATTGGCGATAATTATCATGAAGAGCCGATCCTCGGATTTTCGATCGTAAATGAAACGGGAGCTTATTTCATTCCGAAAGACATTGCCGTTGAGTCTGAGGTGTTTAAAGAATGGGTGGAAAATGACGAGCAGAAGAAATGGGTCTTCGACAGCAAGCGGGCCGTTGTCGCTTTGCGCTGGCAGGGCATTGAGCTGAAAGGAGCCGAGTTTGATACGCTCCTTGCGGCTTATATCATCAACCCGGGCAATTCATATGACGACGTTGCGAGTGTGGCTAAGGATTACGGCCTGCATATCGTTTCAAGTGATGAATCAGTTTATGGAAAAGGAGCAAAACGGGCAGTGCCGTCAGAAGACGTACTGTCTGAGCACCTTGGCCGAAAAGCGTTAGCGATTCAAAGCCTTCGGGAAAAGCTCGTTCAAGAGCTGGAAAACAACGACCAGCTTGAACTGTTTGAAGAGCTGGAAATGCCTCTTGCGCTTATTCTTGGCGAAATGGAATCAACTGGCGTCAAGGTCGATGTTGACCGTTTAAAACGGATGGGTGAAGAACTGGGTGCGAAGCTGAAGGAATATGAAGAAAAAATCCATGAGATTGCGGGAGAGCCGTTTAACATCAATTCTCCGAAACAGCTAGGCGTCATCTTATTTGAAAAGATCGGCCTTCCTGTCGTAAAGAAAACGAAAACAGGCTATTCTACGTCTGCCGATGTGCTTGAAAAGCTGGCTGACAAGCATGATATTGTCGACTATATTTTACAGTACAGACAAATTGGCAAGCTTCAATCAACATATATCGAAGGGCTTTTAAAGGTGACGAGACCGGATTCGCATAAAGTGCACACGCGATTTAACCAGGCCTTAACGCAAACTGGCCGTCTCAGCTCGACTGATCCGAACCTGCAAAACATTCCGATCAGGCTTGAGGAAGGGCGGAAAATTCGCCAAGCTTTTGTGCCGTCTGAAAAAGACTGGCTCATTTTTGCAGCCGATTATTCACAAATCGAGCTGCGGGTGCTTGCCCATATTTCAAAGGATGAAAATCTGATCGAAGCTTTTACTAATGATATGGATATTCACACGAAAACGGCAATGGATGTGTTCCATGTCGCTAAGGATGAAGTGACATCTGCGATGAGACGCCAGGCGAAAGCGGTCAACTTTGGCATTGTTTACGGGATCAGCGATTACGGTCTGTCACAGAACCTCGGCATTACCCGGAAGGAAGCGGGAGCATTTATCGACCGCTATCTGGAAAGCTTCCAAGGCGTAAAAGCGTACATGGAAGATTCAGTACAGGAAGCGAAACAAAAAGGATACGTAACAACGCTTATGCATCGCCGCCGCTACATCCCTGAGCTGACGAGCCGGAACTTTAATATCCGAAGTTTTGCGGAGCGGACGGCCATGAATACGCCGATTCAAGGAAGCGCCGCTGATATTATCAAAAAAGCCATGATTGACATGGCTGCCAAGCTGAAAGAAAAACAGTTGAAAGCAAGGCTTCTGCTTCAAGTACACGATGAATTGATTTTTGAGGCGCCAAAGGAAGAAATTGAAATTCTTGAAAAGCTTGTTCCTGAAGTGATGGAGCATGCGCTTGCATTAGATGTGCCGTTAAAGGTGGACTTTGCATCAGGCCCATCTTGGTACGATGCGAAATAA
- the mdh gene encoding malate dehydrogenase (NAD-dependent) (Evidence 1a: Function from experimental evidences in the studied strain; PubMedId: 6319195, 8550482, 12034826, 16788182, 22720735, 23136871, 24325460, 25355936; Product type e: enzyme) — MGNTRKKVSVIGAGFTGATTAFLIAQKELADVVLVDIPQLENPTKGKALDMLEASPVQGFDAKITGTSNYEDTAGSDIVVITAGIARKPGMSRDDLVSTNEKIMRSVTQEIVKYSPDSIIVVLTNPVDAMTYAVYKESGFPKERVIGQSGVLDTARFRTFVAEELNLSVKDVTGFVLGGHGDDMVPLVRYSYAGGIPLETLIPKERIDAIVERTRKGGGEIVNLLGNGSAYYAPAASLTEMVEAILKDQRRVLPTIAYLEGEYGYEGIYLGVPTIVGGNGLEQIIELELTDYERAQLNKSVESVKNVMKVLS, encoded by the coding sequence ATGGGAAATACTCGTAAAAAAGTTTCTGTTATCGGAGCAGGTTTTACCGGAGCTACAACTGCATTTTTAATCGCTCAAAAAGAGCTGGCAGACGTTGTTCTTGTTGACATTCCGCAATTGGAGAACCCGACAAAGGGAAAAGCGCTTGATATGCTTGAAGCAAGCCCGGTTCAAGGCTTTGACGCAAAAATTACGGGAACATCCAATTACGAGGATACAGCCGGCTCTGACATTGTTGTCATTACAGCCGGTATCGCAAGAAAACCTGGTATGAGCAGAGATGATCTGGTCTCTACAAACGAAAAGATTATGAGAAGCGTTACGCAGGAAATCGTGAAATATTCTCCTGACTCTATTATTGTGGTGCTGACAAATCCTGTTGATGCAATGACATACGCGGTGTACAAAGAATCAGGCTTCCCTAAAGAGCGTGTAATCGGCCAGTCAGGTGTGCTTGATACGGCAAGATTCAGAACATTTGTGGCAGAGGAATTAAACCTGTCAGTGAAAGATGTGACTGGTTTCGTACTCGGCGGACACGGTGACGATATGGTTCCGCTTGTGCGTTATTCTTATGCTGGCGGTATCCCGCTTGAAACTCTTATTCCGAAAGAACGGATTGACGCAATTGTGGAGCGCACTAGAAAAGGCGGAGGCGAAATCGTGAATCTTCTTGGAAACGGAAGCGCGTATTATGCGCCTGCGGCTTCTCTGACAGAAATGGTCGAAGCGATCTTGAAAGATCAGCGCCGCGTCCTTCCTACAATTGCTTATCTTGAAGGGGAATACGGCTATGAAGGCATCTACCTTGGTGTTCCTACAATTGTAGGCGGCAACGGTCTTGAGCAAATCATTGAACTTGAACTGACAGACTATGAAAGAGCGCAGCTGAATAAATCAGTTGAATCTGTCAAAAATGTCATGAAAGTATTATCCTAA
- the phoP gene encoding two-component response regulator (Evidence 1a: Function from experimental evidences in the studied strain; PubMedId: 14762014, 14973033, 15205429, 16030210, 16452408, 16816204, 16980498, 17085571, 20487291, 22720735, 23145827, 25315493, 25355628; Product type r: regulator) translates to MNKKILVVDDEESIVTLLQYNLERSGYDVITASDGEEALKKAETEKPDLIVLDVMLPKLDGIEVCKQLRQQKLMFPILMLTAKDEEFDKVLGLELGADDYMTKPFSPREVNARVKAILRRSEIAAPSSEMKNDEMEGQIVIGDLKILPDHYEAYFKESQLELTPKEFELLLYLGRHKGRVLTRDLLLSAVWNYDFAGDTRIVDVHISHLRDKIENNTKKPIYIKTIRGLGYKLEEPKMNE, encoded by the coding sequence ATGAACAAGAAAATTTTAGTTGTGGATGATGAAGAATCTATTGTTACTCTTTTACAGTACAATTTGGAACGGTCAGGCTATGATGTCATTACCGCCTCGGATGGGGAAGAAGCACTCAAAAAAGCGGAAACAGAGAAACCTGATTTGATTGTGCTTGATGTGATGCTTCCAAAATTGGACGGAATCGAAGTATGCAAGCAGCTGAGACAGCAAAAACTGATGTTTCCCATTTTAATGCTGACAGCGAAGGATGAGGAATTCGACAAAGTATTAGGGCTGGAGCTCGGTGCTGATGATTATATGACCAAGCCGTTCAGTCCAAGGGAAGTAAATGCGAGAGTCAAAGCGATTTTAAGGCGTTCGGAAATAGCTGCGCCCTCTAGTGAGATGAAGAACGATGAAATGGAAGGCCAGATCGTAATCGGCGATCTGAAAATCCTGCCTGATCATTATGAAGCGTACTTTAAAGAAAGTCAGCTTGAACTGACACCGAAAGAATTCGAACTGCTGCTCTATTTAGGCAGACATAAAGGCAGAGTTCTGACAAGAGACCTGCTGCTGAGCGCAGTCTGGAATTATGATTTTGCCGGAGATACGAGAATTGTTGATGTGCACATCAGCCATCTTCGCGACAAAATTGAAAACAATACCAAAAAACCGATCTACATTAAAACGATTAGGGGATTGGGGTATAAACTGGAGGAGCCAAAAATGAATGAATAA
- the coaE gene encoding dephosphocoenzyme A kinase (Evidence 2a: Function from experimental evidences in other organisms; PubMedId: 10939241, 11886213, 12538896, 12682299, 15044829, 15526298, 17603993; Product type e: enzyme), translating into MTLVIGLTGGIASGKSTVANMLIEKGITVIDADIIAKQAVEKGMPAYRQIIDEFGEDILLSNGDIDRKKLGALVFTNEQKRLALNAIVHPAVRQEMLNRRDEAVANREAFVVLDIPLLFESKLESLVDKIIVVSVTKELQLERLMKRNQLTEEEAVSRIRSQMPLEEKTARADQVIDNSGTLEETKRQLDEIMNSWA; encoded by the coding sequence TTGACCTTAGTCATTGGTTTAACGGGAGGAATAGCTAGCGGCAAAAGCACGGTAGCCAATATGCTGATTGAAAAAGGAATAACAGTTATAGATGCAGATATCATTGCAAAACAAGCGGTAGAAAAAGGGATGCCGGCCTACCGGCAAATCATTGACGAATTCGGTGAAGACATACTGCTCTCAAATGGCGATATAGATAGAAAAAAGCTTGGAGCGCTGGTATTTACAAATGAACAAAAACGTCTCGCTTTAAATGCAATTGTTCATCCCGCAGTCAGGCAGGAAATGCTCAATCGCCGTGATGAAGCCGTTGCAAATCGGGAGGCATTTGTTGTATTGGATATCCCGCTATTGTTCGAAAGCAAATTGGAATCATTGGTTGATAAAATTATTGTGGTCAGTGTGACAAAAGAGCTTCAACTGGAACGTCTGATGAAGCGCAATCAGCTGACAGAAGAAGAAGCAGTCAGCCGTATCCGCTCTCAAATGCCCTTAGAGGAAAAAACAGCAAGAGCAGATCAAGTCATTGATAACAGCGGCACGCTTGAAGAGACCAAAAGGCAGCTTGATGAAATCATGAACAGCTGGGCATAA
- the phoR gene encoding two-component sensor histidine kinase (Evidence 1a: Function from experimental evidences in the studied strain; PubMedId: 10433720, 12486063, 14762014, 15205429, 16430694, 16452408, 17085571, 20487291, 23145827, 25315493, 25355628; Product type rc : receptor): MNKYRVRLFSVFVVCMILVFCVLGLFLQQLFETSDQRKAEEHIEKEAKYLASLLDAGNLNNQANEKIIKDAGGALDVSASVIDTDGKVLYGSNGRSADSQKVQALVSGHEGILSTTDNKLYYGLSLRSEGEKTGYVLLSASEKSDGLKGELWGMLTASLCTAFIVIVYFYSSMTSRYKRSIESATNVATELSKGNYDARTYGGYIRRSDKLGHAMNSLAIDLMEMTRTQEMQRDRLLTVIENIGSGLIMIDGRGFINLVNRSYAKQFHINPNHMLRRLYHDAFEHEEVIQLVEDIFMTETKKCKLLRLPIKIERRYFEVDGVPIMGPDDEWKGIVLVFHDMTETKKLEQMRKDFVANVSHELKTPITSIKGFTETLLDGAMEDKEALSEFLSIILKESERLQSLVQDLLDLSKIEQQNFTLSIETFEPAKMLGEIETLLKHKADEKGISLHLNVPKDPQYVSGDPYRLKQVFLNLVNNALTYTPEGGSVAINVKPREKDIQIEVADSGIGIQKEEIPRIFERFYRVDKDRSRNSGGTGLGLAIVKHLIEAHEGKIDVTSELGRGTVFTVTLKRAAEKSA; encoded by the coding sequence ATGAATAAATACCGTGTGCGCCTTTTTTCTGTATTCGTTGTCTGTATGATTCTGGTGTTTTGTGTCCTCGGGCTGTTTTTACAGCAGCTTTTTGAAACATCTGATCAAAGGAAAGCAGAGGAACACATTGAAAAAGAAGCAAAATACTTGGCTTCGCTTCTTGATGCCGGCAATCTGAATAATCAAGCAAATGAGAAAATCATTAAAGATGCAGGCGGCGCGCTTGATGTGAGCGCATCCGTTATCGATACAGACGGTAAGGTGCTGTATGGGTCAAACGGTAGATCGGCTGATTCCCAAAAGGTGCAGGCGCTTGTTTCTGGCCATGAGGGTATTCTGTCAACAACAGATAACAAGCTTTATTACGGACTTTCACTTAGAAGCGAAGGTGAAAAAACAGGATATGTGCTGCTTTCCGCCTCTGAAAAAAGCGACGGCTTAAAAGGCGAATTGTGGGGGATGCTGACGGCCAGTCTTTGTACCGCATTTATCGTCATTGTTTATTTTTATTCCAGCATGACCTCACGTTATAAAAGGTCAATTGAGTCAGCGACAAATGTAGCCACAGAACTCTCTAAGGGCAACTACGATGCACGGACGTACGGCGGCTATATTAGGCGTTCTGATAAGCTAGGACATGCGATGAACAGCCTTGCCATTGATCTGATGGAAATGACGCGAACGCAGGAAATGCAGCGGGATCGGCTGCTGACAGTCATTGAAAACATTGGCTCCGGGCTGATTATGATCGACGGAAGAGGCTTTATTAATCTCGTAAACAGGTCTTACGCCAAGCAGTTTCATATCAATCCGAATCATATGCTGCGCCGTCTTTATCACGATGCATTTGAACATGAAGAAGTGATCCAGCTTGTCGAAGACATTTTTATGACGGAGACAAAGAAATGCAAGCTGTTAAGACTGCCGATCAAAATAGAACGGCGTTATTTTGAAGTGGACGGCGTTCCGATTATGGGGCCGGACGATGAATGGAAAGGAATTGTGCTCGTTTTCCATGACATGACGGAAACGAAGAAATTAGAGCAGATGAGGAAGGATTTTGTGGCCAATGTTTCTCATGAGCTGAAAACACCGATTACGTCCATAAAAGGGTTTACGGAGACGTTATTGGACGGGGCGATGGAAGACAAAGAGGCGCTTTCTGAATTTCTCTCTATTATTCTTAAGGAAAGCGAAAGGCTTCAGTCTTTGGTTCAGGATTTGCTCGATCTCTCAAAAATCGAGCAGCAAAATTTCACGCTCAGTATCGAAACGTTTGAGCCGGCCAAAATGCTTGGTGAGATTGAAACGCTTCTGAAGCATAAGGCGGATGAGAAAGGCATCTCCTTGCACCTGAATGTCCCGAAAGACCCTCAATATGTATCTGGTGACCCGTACAGGCTGAAACAGGTATTTCTTAATCTCGTAAACAATGCATTAACCTACACGCCTGAGGGGGGCTCCGTGGCTATCAATGTAAAGCCCAGAGAAAAAGACATTCAGATTGAGGTTGCCGATTCTGGAATCGGAATTCAGAAAGAAGAAATTCCGCGCATCTTTGAACGCTTTTACCGTGTAGATAAAGACAGAAGCAGAAATTCGGGCGGAACCGGGCTGGGCCTAGCGATTGTCAAGCATTTAATAGAGGCTCATGAAGGGAAAATTGATGTCACAAGCGAGCTTGGACGGGGAACTGTCTTTACCGTGACGCTGAAACGGGCCGCTGAAAAGTCCGCCTAA
- the ytbE gene encoding promiscuous aldo/keto reductase (Evidence 1a: Function from experimental evidences in the studied strain; PubMedId: 19585557, 20981419, 28032445, 28130301; Product type e: enzyme), giving the protein MTTHLQAKATLHNGVEMPWFGLGVFQVEEGSELVNAVKTAIVHGYRSIDTAAIYGNEAGVGEGIREGIEEAGISREDLFITSKVWNADLGYEETLAAFETSLSKLGLDYLDLYLIHWPVEGKYKEAWRALETLYKEGRIKAIGVSNFQIHHLEDLMTAAEIKPMINQVEFHPRLTQKELIRYCQNQGIQMEAWSPLMQGQLLDHPVLADIAQTYNKSVAQIILRWDLQHGIITIPKSTKEHRIKENASVFDFELTQDDMNRIDALNENLRVGPDPDNFDF; this is encoded by the coding sequence ATGACAACACATTTACAAGCAAAAGCAACACTTCATAATGGGGTAGAAATGCCTTGGTTCGGCCTCGGCGTGTTCCAAGTGGAAGAAGGATCTGAACTGGTAAACGCAGTTAAAACTGCCATTGTTCACGGGTACCGCAGTATTGATACTGCAGCAATCTATGGAAATGAAGCTGGAGTCGGAGAAGGGATTCGGGAAGGCATTGAAGAAGCAGGCATTTCAAGAGAGGATCTGTTTATCACATCGAAAGTATGGAATGCGGATTTAGGCTACGAAGAAACACTCGCCGCGTTTGAAACAAGTCTGTCCAAACTCGGTCTGGATTATTTGGATCTATACCTCATCCACTGGCCTGTAGAAGGAAAGTATAAAGAAGCTTGGAGAGCGCTTGAAACGCTGTATAAAGAAGGCCGTATCAAAGCGATTGGCGTAAGCAACTTCCAAATTCACCATCTTGAAGATCTGATGACGGCAGCTGAAATTAAGCCTATGATTAACCAAGTGGAATTTCACCCGCGCCTCACACAAAAAGAGTTGATAAGATACTGCCAAAATCAGGGCATCCAGATGGAGGCTTGGTCACCTTTAATGCAGGGACAGCTGCTGGATCACCCTGTATTGGCTGACATCGCTCAAACATATAATAAATCTGTCGCACAAATTATTTTGCGCTGGGATCTGCAGCATGGCATTATAACGATTCCTAAATCAACGAAGGAACACCGCATTAAAGAAAATGCAAGCGTATTTGACTTTGAATTAACGCAGGATGACATGAACCGAATCGATGCACTGAATGAAAACTTGCGCGTCGGTCCTGATCCGGACAACTTTGATTTTTAA
- the mutM gene encoding formamidopyrimidine-DNA glycosylase; 5-hydroxymethyl-uracil DNA-glycosylase (Evidence 2a: Function from experimental evidences in other organisms; PubMedId: 15109717, 25825434, 28517932; Product type e: enzyme) codes for MPELPEVETVRRTLTGLVKGKTIKSVEIRWPNIIKRPAEPEEFARKLAGETIQSIGRRGKFLLFHLDHYVMVSHLRMEGKYGLHQAEEPDDKHVHVIFTMTDGTQLRYRDVRKFGTMHLFKPGEEAGELPLSQLGPEPDAEEFTSAYLKDRLAKTNRAVKTALLDQKTVVGLGNIYVDEALFRAGVHPETKANQLSDKTIKTLHAEIKNTLQEAIDAGGSTVRSYINSQGEIGMFQLQHFVYGKKDEPCKNCGTMISKIVVGGRGTHFCAKCQTKK; via the coding sequence GTGCCGGAATTACCAGAGGTTGAGACGGTCCGGCGCACTCTGACCGGGCTTGTAAAGGGAAAAACAATCAAATCGGTAGAGATCAGATGGCCGAATATCATCAAACGGCCTGCCGAACCGGAGGAATTTGCGCGAAAACTAGCAGGAGAAACGATACAGTCCATCGGAAGACGGGGAAAGTTTTTACTGTTTCATTTAGATCATTATGTTATGGTTTCTCACCTTCGAATGGAAGGAAAATACGGTCTTCATCAAGCCGAGGAGCCTGACGATAAACACGTGCATGTCATATTCACGATGACGGATGGAACCCAGCTCCGGTACAGGGATGTGCGGAAATTTGGAACCATGCACTTATTTAAACCGGGAGAAGAAGCGGGCGAGCTCCCGCTTTCTCAGTTAGGGCCGGAGCCGGATGCAGAAGAATTTACAAGTGCGTATTTAAAAGACCGGCTTGCGAAAACAAACCGCGCTGTCAAAACTGCCCTACTGGATCAAAAAACGGTAGTTGGACTCGGGAACATTTATGTGGATGAGGCTCTTTTCAGAGCGGGTGTCCATCCCGAGACAAAAGCAAATCAATTATCAGATAAAACAATCAAAACCCTTCACGCTGAAATCAAAAACACTCTGCAGGAGGCGATTGATGCGGGCGGAAGCACAGTCCGTTCATATATCAACTCCCAAGGGGAAATCGGAATGTTCCAGCTGCAGCATTTTGTGTACGGAAAAAAAGACGAGCCATGCAAAAATTGCGGAACGATGATTTCGAAAATTGTCGTTGGAGGAAGAGGCACGCATTTTTGCGCAAAGTGCCAGACAAAAAAGTAG